The sequence below is a genomic window from Iodobacter fluviatilis.
ATAAGTGATAAACAACTTTTGAGCACCTAGCCATGAACCCGCTCTCTCTGCTGAATAATCGCACAATCCAGAATCCTTATGCGTCTTCTGCAGAAAGCAGCGTCCCCCGCACGCAGGCCATTAAACCTGAAACCACAGTGCAAAAAAGCAGCGATGCGCTGGCAAGCCGTGCCGAAGATTTAGGCAAAGCCACCACCGATTTAGCACAAAATTTAATGCAAGGTTTTGCTCAACAACTCTTTGGCGACGCCGCCAAGGGCATGACTTTTCAGTTTGATCAGGCCAAGCTAAGCAGCTCATCCAACTTTGCAGCTGCAGCTCAGCAAAGCGCCAGCGGTACAGCTGCAGGCTTCAGGCTTGAAGACGCCAGCCACTTTAATGGTAAGGGTAAGCTATTTACCGCCGATGGCCGCCAGTTTGATTTTGAGATTGACGTTCGTTATCAATCCATTATTGAAGGGGCCAGCGCCAGCAGCATCCAGCCTGCCGCCGAAACTAAACCCACAAATACCCCCGCAGGCAATCTGAACACACAATTTGCAGACACCGCAGAAAACCTATTGAAACGCTTAAGCAGCAAGCCTGAGCGCCAGCCATTTCAATTGCTCAAACAGGGAGAAGATGGCAAATCACTGCTAAAGCTGCTGGGCGATATGAGCTTGCAACTGCTCAACCTGCCTGGCGGGCCACGTTATCTGGATTTAAGCCAAGACGGTACCAAGCCAAGCTTTCAAGAACAGGCTTAATACACAACTATTGCAAAAACTGATCCCAGCCTGGCTTACTGCCAAAACGCTCAGCCAAAAAATCCAGCAGGCTGCGTAAAATATTGGGCATATGCCGTCTTGAGGTGTACAACCCATAAATTCCCAGCTCATCTGACTGATAATCCGGCAGTAAATGAACCAGCTCGCCCGATTCTATATAAGGTGCCGCACTGAAAGTGGGTTGGTGCGCAATGCCCGCCCCAGCCAAAGCCGCTTGTAAAATTACATTTGCGTCATTCGCGCTAATCGCCCCGGCCACATTCACCATATAAGGCTCGCCATTTTTAGTAAAGCGCCAGCCATTCCTGCCAAAAAAAGCATGGCTCAGGCATTGATGCTGCAATAAGTCTTCCGGGTGCAGGGGCGTGCCGTGTTTTGCCAGATAGGCCGGTGTGGCACACACAACAGACCTACAAATGCTTAATTTTCTGGCGATCAGATTAGGATCAACGTCGTTGGTAATCCGAATCGCTAAATCAATCCGCTCCTCGACCAGATTAATGCTTCTATCGCCCACAATCAGCTCGACCTGGGTATCCGGGTACTGCGCAACAAAAGCAGCTGCAGCAGCCGCTAAATGCGATTGAGCAAAGGAATTGCTGCTCGCCACACGAATCAAACCATGCGGTGCCGCATTCAGATTATGCGTGATTCCCTGCACATCATCGGCCAGCTCCAGCATTTTCCTGCATCGTGGCAAAGCATCCTGCCCTGCACTACTCAGGCCGATGCTGCGGGTGGACCGGTGCAATAATCTCACCCCCAGCCACGCTTCCAGCTCGGCCAAATAGCGGGAAACCATGGCCCGCGACATATCCAGCTTATCTGCCGCAGCAGTTAAGCTGCCCTGATCCACAACCTCAATAAACACCCGCATTGCGGTCAGCCTGTCCATCATCTTGGTAACAGCATGCGCTGCTCCTTTTGCAGATTGATCATCTGCTCGAATTATGCAACAAACTAACGCCTGATTTGGGGTTTTTCTGTGCGCGGTATACAACTAATCTAGCGTCCATTGCAAAACCAAACACATTCAAGGAAACAAATCATGCTTAAACCCGCTGCTGTTTTATCCACACTTGCTCTGTCTTTTGGCCTGATCGCCGCTGCTCAAGCCGCTGAAGCGCCTTTAAAGCTTGAAGTTTATGCAAACCCGGATCCAAGCACCTTTGGCGTGGCCTCTACCCTGGTAACTGGTAAGACCGAAGCCATCCTGATTGATGCACAATTTACCCTTGCTGATGCCCACCGTGTTGTTGCCAATATTCTGGCCAGCGGCAAGAAACTGACCACTGTTTATATCAGCCACGGTGACCCTGATTATTACTTCGGCCTTGAAGTGATTACCCAGGCTTTCCCTGGCGTAAAAATTGTAGCCAGCGCACCTACAGTGGCTCATATCAAGCAAACGCTGCCAAAGAAAATGGCTTACTGGGGCCCAATCTTAGGGACAAACGCGCCTAAGCACCCGGTTGTTCCTGCGCTGTTATCAGGCAACACACTGACAATAGATGGCGAGAAATTAGAAGTGGTTGGCCTTGATGGCGATAACGCAGAGCACAGCTTTGTATGGATTCCATCGATCAAAACCATCGCTGGTGGCGTATCTGTATTTGGTAACTTCCATTTGTGGACTGCAGACGATGCTTCTGTATCCAAGCGTGCACAATGGCTGAAAGTGATCGATAAAATGGAAAGCCTGAAGCCTGAAGTGGTTGTTCCTGGCCACTTTAAAGCCGGTACAACGTTCACTGTTGAGCATCTGCAATACAACCGTGAATACCTGAAAGCCTACGATATTGAGCTGGCAAAAGCCAAAGACTCTGCAGCACTGATTGCGGCCATGAAAAAACGCTATCCGGATGCTGGCCTTGGCATGGCGCTAGAAATTGGCGCAAAGGTCAACAAAGGCGAAATGAAGTGGTAAGCACACCCCTGCTGTAAAGCAAAAAGCCCGGAAATCTTCCGGGCTTTTTACTTTAATGATGCGCCAAAGGGCTCACTTCCCTAGGCTTTGCCGCAATCACAGCAGAATGCACGGCATCATCCTGCAGGCCATGCCAGAACACATGTGCAGCGACCGCATGGCTGTGATCATTAATTTGCTGCCATGCACGCACCGCATCACTGGCAAGCTCAAACATCACAATAGAATGGTGCTCTTCCAGCGCCTGCGCCACCGTAATCATGCCTGCATCACTTAAATAATCGATCAAAGCCCCCCGTGATTTGGTCGTTCGCTCATCCGTTGTATCGTAAGTCAGAAACAAAACTGCATCGCTTAACTGTGCAGATGCAATACGAATAAAATCAACCCGGGACAAAATACTCACCTTCCCACGCGGACTCTCGATCTTCATGATAAAACTCCTTCGCCTTAAGCATGGCCTTACTGTGTTCTAGCAGATAAAAATCTGCACACTGGCAAAGAAAGTGCATACTACTGCTAGCTTAAATGAGATAACGCAGTGCAACAAAGCGGAGTATTGTTTATGCGTAAGCAAACTATTTACTGGGGAAAGCCATGGCGCGTACAGCATTAATTATTAGTGGGGGTGCACCCAACTCCACCTTGATTGCAGGGGCTTTAGAAGCCTTTCACGAACTTGGGGTAAAAGTGGATGTTATCTCTACAGCGGGGGCTGGGGCACTGCTTGGCCTGATGTATATTGCTCCGAAGAACGGTGATGTTGTAAGCACGCTGCGCGGGCTGAAAGAAATGGGCGTGGCAGACTTTATCTATCGTGCTTTCCCGGTGAACTTTAAAGTTTTTCATAAGCCAGGCCCCTTGGCCGAGGCCTACCGCCAGACGCTGGCGGCCAATCCATTACTGCAAATGATGCAACAATGGCCAGCCAGTAATCCTTGGGCGCAAACATTAAAAGACGGGGCTGCTCTTGCCTTAGCCAGCGCCAGCCCCAGTGATTTAAGCAGCGATTCACTGGGCCTCTGTGCTCATGTACCCTTTGCTGAGCAAATAATTGATTTTGAAGCGCTGCAGGATAGTGACGCCCATTTCTGGCTTAATGCCTATAACCTGAGCCAGCATCAAATGGAAAACTGGCCACGCAGGCAAATTGATTTAAAGCATTTACAAGCCGCATTGTCTTTTCCCTATCTTTATCCGCCAACCGAAATCAATGGGGATTTTTATATCGAAGGCGCAGCAATTGACTGCCTTAATTTTAAAGACTTGCGTAAAAACCACCCAGAATTAAAAGAAATTATTGTTTTTGATTTGCTGGGCGCAGAAAAATTACTACGCAAACCCAAAGATTTATATGATGCATGGGTAATGTCTATCATTACCCCTCTGGTAGAAATTGCCCGGGACGATATTAAATTATTTGAAGCGTTGCATAGCGACGGCATTACCCTGCACAAAGTGCCATTAATTGATGCTATTGCAGAGAAAGATCTGCCGGATGTATTTGACTGGTCCAGAAGCAATATGGACAGGCTCTATCAGACAGGATATCAGGCAGCAAAAAATTACGCTGCTGCTAAACTGGCACACTTAATAAACTAATATTTATTGGAAGTATTTAAATTAATAACCGTTCTTTTATTTAAATTAAGTTGCTTTACCTTAGGGAAAAGCAACTGATCGAAAAGGCGGCGTTGCAAGCCACTTGCCAACGCCGCCTGTAATGCTTTTTCAATCTGATTTCTGAGCTGCGGATAGCGCGGGGAAACATAAAAAACAAAATCGCGCTCGTAACTTAATAGCAAATCAGGCTCGATCTCTAAATCAGGATGTGCAGCCAAATCATCCAGAATCTCTATCGCACCACGTGGAAAATAATCAACATCCCGGTTGCCCGCTGCCAAAAGCTTAAACAAGACTTGCCAGTCACCAATTTGTTCATAAACAGGCAATTGGTTTTCTTTCCAGACCATCACATCAAACCAGCCCTGAGCCAGGCCCGCACGTTTATTAATGGCCTGTAAATCTGCCAGTGTTTTCACCCTAGAATAGGCTGCAGATTGTCCTTTTTTAATCAGCAATAAACGCTGGCCAATCAGGCCAAAGCTTAAAGGAATATCAACGCGTAAGAAACGCTTATCCCGCTCTGCCGTTTGTAAAAACCAGTGTACGGATAAATCACCACTCTCTAATACCTTATTAACACGCGCCACGGGCATTTCCGGCTCTGCAATAATATTTACTCTATACCCTTCAGCCAGTAATGATTCCTGTAATAAACGATGATAATACTGCTGTTGTTGATCGCGCCGGTTCATTAAATGAAGGTCAATCACTTCAGCATGTGCAAAATTCATAAAAAATAAACAGATGCCTAGCTTATACATAATCTTAGCCTTTAGCTGCCCTTGATTAATAATAGATGAATATTAAATAAAGCCAATACTCCTTTTGGCCGGCCATTAATAAAATAAAAAGAAAGAAAAGTCCAATCAAGCCTAATGTGCTAGTTCTGCATCAAAGGTGCCATGCTAATGAACTACTTAATACGATTCATGCGCTCGCTAAGCTACCCTGCCCGATTCGCCGTAATGGGCCTTGTAATAGCAATTGGCATTTGTTTTCTGGGCTACTCACTTTATAAAGTGACCGAAACCAACCACCTTTTCTCTGCACGCGAGCAGCAAGGCATGGCCTATATTCAGCCATGGCTAAGTTTGCAAACCAGCCTGCAAACGCTGCGAGCAGCCAAAGCAGCAGGGCAGCCAGGCAATGACAATGCCTGGGTCGGTGAGTTTGAAAAAACACTGGGCAGTGCGGAGCAAAGCCAGTTAGCCCAAGATTTAAGTTTTGATAAGCAAAGAAGCGCTTTACGCCAAGGATTGGAAGAATTTCGCAAGCAAAATGCCACAGATCCCAAAGACGCGGAGCAAAGCTATGCCACGATATCCAGCCTGATTACCCAGCATATATCTGACGCTTGCGATCAATCCAACCTCACCCTCGATCCAGATATTGACACCTATTATCTGATGGATACCGTTTGCTTTCGTTTACCTGCCTATCAGGATCTACTGGGTGAACATATGGCGCGAGGTGCCATTTCACTTAAAACAACAAATGCCGGTCAGGCCACCCGCCTCATCGAACTAAGGCCGCTTGCCCAGCAAAACCTTAGCTTGATTACCGGAAATTTAATTCGTGTTGGCAATTACAACGCAGAAATGAATAAGCATTTTGATGATCATTTAAATATCATGGGCGGCCAATACAACAAATTGCAAAGCCAGCTTAGCCCGCAGGCATTAGAAAATCTAAACGCTGAAACTTTGCCGGCTCTGTTACAGCAACACTCGCAAGGCAGCAATGCTCAGGCAGAGCTGAATAAAGACCTGCAAGCGGCGCTCAATAAACTTTTACAAATACGGGTTGATGGCCTGACCAGCCAGCGCAACAATTATGTGGGCGCGGCGATTGCCGCACTGATACTCACCATTTTGCTAGGCTGGGCATTTTATCGGGCACTCAGTATGCAGCTTGGCAGCGATCCCAATACGGTTGTCGCCCTGGTCAAGCTGATTGCTGCGGGTAATCTGGCCGTGCCGATTCCACCATCTGATCAGGGAAGCCTGCTGCAAGCCATTGATAGTATGCAAAAAGATTTACGCAGCATGGTGGCCGAAACACAAATCGCCACGACATTATTGGGTGATATCGCCATTGAATACGCCAAAACAGTAGCCAGTATTGCCGATATGGCGGTACGACAAAGTGAAACAACTCAAATGGTTTCCAGTGCGGTGGAACAGTTATCCACCAGCATCGCGGAGAGTGCATCTTATGCCACTAATGCACTGGAGCTTGGGACAAAGTCTGAAGCTCAGGCGATTCAAAGCGTGGCAGAAGTTGACTCGGCATTTGGCCAGATGCAGCAAATTGCCGATAGCATTAACACCGTATCCAGCAGCATTAATCATCTGAGTACCGAATCCACGCGTATATCATCATTAGTCGGCGTGATCCGTGAAATTGCCGATCAAACCAATTTGCTGGCGCTAAACGCTGCTATTGAAGCCGCAAGGGCCGGAGAGCAAGGGCGGGGCTTTGCCGTTGTTGCAGATGAAGTACGCAAGCTGGCCGAAAGAACTTCCAGTTCTTCTGCTGAAATCGTTGGCGTTCTCAGTAAGGTTCAGCATGCTACACAGGATGCCGTCAGCAGCATGAACCACAGCGTGGCCGAGGTAGAACGAAACAGCAATATGTCGCAAAAAATCAGCGCGTCAGTAAACACCATGCGCGAGCAAATGAGTGGTGTGGTTGGGCAATTACGCTCAATCAGCGATACCCTAGTAGAGCAGCGTACCGCCAGCGAGCATGTGGCGATGCACGTTGAGGCGATTGCGAGGGAAGCAGATGGCAGCCGCGCCTACACCGAAAAAGGCCTGCATGCCTCTGAAGAGCTGCAACATGTAGCATCTCGTTTGCAAGAGAGCGTCAGCAAATTAAAGATTTAAGCGGGCAAAGGAGTTGCTTTGTATTGACCACCGCTTTTGCAAAGCGCGGATCGCTCTGATAAAAACTCAGGCACTTTTACGCTGAAATACCCATACCCCGGCTTTTAACTCAGGCGGCAGTACCAGCTTGCTGAGTGCGGCGTCTTCCTGCCAGGCAAACGCCGTTTGTGCTTCATAATCGGCCCAATTACCGGTAATAAAGCGTGAATGGCTGCCCAGTACGATATAAGTTTCTACGCTGCGGGTACGAAAAATCTGTTTTTCAAAACGATTTCCCGAAGGCGGCCACGAGCAAATCACCACCTGTGGGTTAAATCGGGCCATCGCGGCGGCGGCATCCATGCGTTGTACAGACTCGGGATATTGCAGCACTTTTCCCCAGCTAAAATCGTCACTGGCGGTAATATCCACGCCTGCATCGCTTAAAAACCGGCTGAGTGTGCCATCTCCTGCGGCAATTTCAAGGCAACTACGCTGGCCGATGATCCGGGCTAAGCCTGCAATCAGCTCGCGGCTATAAAAACAATAAATCCCACGTTTTTCTACCAGCGGCATCAAAAGCCGCTTTTGCCATAACAGCGGCCAGATGCACTTAAATGCCCGCATCGATACCGGTTTTCTGACTAAATCGTGCTTGAATAATAATTTTTGCGCCAGAAAACCATTAAAGAAATTAAACCTTACCTTGCCCTGATACACACCCGTAGCCGCAGAAAAAGCATATTGGCGCAGGGCGAGCTCCGTCATTCGCTGGCGAATTTGAGCACGGACAAAATCTGCAAAAGCACGGCCATTTCGCTCGCCCGATAAAAACCTCGCATCAGGTTTTATTCTCTGTGAAGAACGTTCCACCAACTGCTTAAGCTCCGCCGGATTACGCCGCGCAAACACCGCCGCCAGCTCATCACGCACCAGCAGCCAATCCTGTGGGCAAGCCTCGCTTAATGCGCTTAAACCCGGCCCACTCTGCAGCCACTGCCACTGTTGCTCAGGGGTTTTATCATTCAAAGCAATGCTCCTGAGAAAACCCAAATCTTAAACCACACAGAACACAGTGACACGAAGTTGCACGGAGAAAACCTTGTTTATCATTTTCTGCTTAGCCCTTCGTATTCTCCCTTTTCAGCAAAGTTAAAGCTTGGGTTTTGCTTGAGACTCATTTCTACAGGTGATGAACAAGCATAAAAAAATGCAAACCAGCGAACTAGTTTGCACGAAGAGAGAGTCTTGCAAGCCAGCCTGCTAGCAGGCTGGCGTAATCTTACTTACCGCCAAGCGTTTCCAATACTTCCCACTTACCACCTTTTACTTTGTAGACCGTCAGGCTGCCGTCTTGCAAATCGCCTTTATCGTCAAAGCTGATATTGCTTGATGTCACTCCACTGTGCTTGATTTTAGCCAGCACAGGCAGGTATTTAGCTGGGCTTGCTGAGCCAGCGGCTTGCATTGCGGCCAGCATCAGGCGGGTAGAGTCATAGCCGTACGGAGTGTAAATTTCCAGCTCGCCGTATTTGGCTTTATAACGAGCGGCAAAGTCTTTGCCACCAGGCATTAGATCAAGAGGCTGACCTGCCAGCGCAGCAATCGTGCCTTCAGCATCCGGGCCAGCTAATTTCAAGAAGGTATCTGAGCGAGTCATTTCACCCGAAACAATGGGTGCTGCAATGGCTAAACGTTTCTTTTGGCGTGCCATCGGGCCGGATTGTGCATCGGTGCCACCATAGAAAATCACGTCTGGCTTAGCGCCCTTGATGGAGGTCAGAATCGAAGTGAAATCGGTTTCTTTATCGCTGGTAAATTCGCGTTTAACGATTTCAGCGCCTGCGGCTTTGGCCGCTTTTTCAAACTCATCAGCGAGGCCCTGGCCGTAAGCAGAGCGATCATCAATGATGGCAATCTTTTTAGCGGCTAGTTTTTCTACCGTATATTTACCGATTACCGAGCCAAGCTGTGAATCAGAAGTCAGCGAGCGGTATGTGGTTTTAAAACCTTGAGCGGTATAAGCGGGCGCTGTGGCCATGGCAATTTGCGGCAGGCCAGCATCGGAGTAAATCTTGGAAGCCGGAATTGCACAACCAGAATTAAAGTGGCCGATAATCCCTGCAACCTTGGCATCTACAAATTTCTCGGCAACCTGAGTGGCTGTTTTTGGATCGGCCATGTCATCTTCGGCCACCAGTTCAAACTTAACCGGCTTACCATCCAGAGTTGGTTTTGTTTCGTTTACATCGTCAATAGCCAGCTGCACACCGTTTTGATAGCCCTTGCCGTAATGTGCTTGTGGCCCTGTAAGCGGTGCAGCAAAACCAATTTTAACGACCGAAGAATCACCAGCAGCAGCTACAGCAGGCGCTGGGGCAGATGCAGCGGTGTTGCTTTCTGGCTTTTGGCCACAAGCTGTCAGCGCTAAAGCAAGAGCCGCAGATAATGCTGCCGATTTCTGAACGAATTGCATATACAAAACTCCCCTCGAATGTGTTTATGCAATGTGATCGTGTTCATTTTTTACAGCAATCGGGGGTTTCCTGAACAGGGTTTTGCTTGGTCCATGCAAAAGATGCCAGCAAAAAGCAAGTTAAGCGGCAACGCCGCTTAAAATGCAAGCTACAGCGACTATATGCGGTAAAAACACCCCATAAGCCGCCTGCTTCTTTATTTTTGTAACTGCTTCAACTGCTCAATACTTGGGGCAAAAAATGCAGCACCCGTCACTGCACGAGTAAAATTGAGCATATGGTCAACTCTGCCATCTGATGTAGGGGCCACCATTCTGGTCAGCATCTTTTCAAACACAACAGGTGTTTTACAGTAAGAAATAAAATACAGCCCTTTATCGCCACCCGGCGAGCCATAGGGCATTGAATGCCTGAGCATCGCCAGCTCTTCGCCGTCTTCTTCAATAATCACTCGGCTGATATGGGCTGTATGCGGCCTGTCTTCATCCGGTAATTCTTCATTCGTGTCTTTAGTGCGCCCAATCACCGCTTCCTGCTGGCGCACCGGAAGCTTTTTCCATTGCTCCATTCGGTGCACATAGCGCTGCAAATGAATATAACTGCCGCCCGCCCAATCACCATCAGCCAACAAAGCCACTTCTGCCCGCTCGTCACCAACCGGGTTTTCAGTGCCATCCACAAAGCCGGTTAAATCACGGGCATCCCGGTAACGAAAACCATGCACGGTTTCGATCACATCAAGCCATTCCGACATTTCAGCACTCAGCTGATCAGCAAACTCGTGCAGCAAATCGTAGCGCTCACCGCGCAAATGAAGCAGTACATCAACCTCGCTGGCAGGAGCGGGGTGAATGGCTCCTGATATGGAAGGAAAATCACGCAGCAAAGCCGGTTTGCTGCTGTAAAGCTCCGGCCAGACATGAGGGCCAAAAGCAATTACTCCGCTGGCTTGCGGGTCTTCACCCTGTAAATGAATAATCCGGTCTGAAACACTGGCCAGAAGCGCTTTTAAGCGCGCATCAGCACGCCTACCCAAACGCCGCCGGAATAAAGTAAACAACGCGTGCCCATTGGCAGGAGGAAGAATTCCACTTTGTGGAGTCATGCTTTAATCCTTAAGCAAAAATCTCAGACATCAGGCGGCGCATTCCGCCTTAAAAACACTCAATCTTGTTAAAACCCAGCCATGCAAGCCATCACCGTATGCAGTTTTCTTTACCTTGAGCAAAGCCCCATATTTCGGGTAGCCACTGCTGAAAATCTGCAAAACCATGATCGCCCCCTTTGATGATCGTTTGACGACAAGCAGAGTAATAGTTCACTCCGGCTTGATAATCCAGCACCTCATCACCCGTCTGAGTAAGCAGCCAGTATCGCTTGGGCTGGCTTGGCTGACGCTCAAACTCTTTGAGCTGATCCGCAAAACGAATATCAATGATATGTATTTCACCTGTTTGATAATTACGCTGCGGGCCTAAATACTCATTAATTCTTTCATAAGGCCTTACCGCAGGATTAATCAATACCGCCCTGCACGCAAAGGTTTCTGCTGCCCATGTCGCAAAAAAACCACCCAAAGAGCTGCCAACCACACAAACATCTTCGTTTGCTAAATGAAAAAACAAACCCTGAAGCAACACCCCCGCTGCATTGGGATCCATAGGCAGCTGAGGGCAATGAAAATAATCCTGCAAGCCCTGCTCACTCATCCATGTGGCCATTTCCTGCGCTTTTTGGGATAGGGGGCTGGATAAAAATCCATGCAGATAAATAATATGCGGGCGGTATGACATTATTTTAAGGCCGTAATAAGGTAGAGCCTTGCGTTTTACGCAGCGCTAAATCCTGATGAGCCTGTGCGGCATCTGCTAATGCGTAGCTCTGGCCAACTTCCGGCTTCAGTAAGCCACGACGCACGGCATGGAAATAATCTGCTGCTGTATTCACCAGCTCGGCTCTTGTTGAGGTGTAATGTCCCAGTGTAGGACGTGTAAAAAAAAGCGAACCTTTTTGAGCCAGAATAGCGGGCTCAAAAGCAGGTACAGGCCCGGATGCATTACCAAAACTCACCAGCATGCCGCGTACGGCCAGGCAATCCAGTGATCCTGCAAACGTATCTGCCCCTACTCCGTCATACACCACAGAAACGCCCTTGCCACCTGTTATTTCACGCACCTGCTCAGAAAAGTGCTCGTAACCAATAATATGATCGCAATAGGTGCGTGCAATCTTTGCTTTTTCTTCAGAACCCACCGTACCGATCACAGTCGCGCCCAGCTCCCGCGCCCACTGGCAGGCCAGCTGCCCCACACCACCGGCAGCAGCATGAAATAAAATAGTTTGCCCTACATGCACAGGAAAAGTTTTCTTAAGCAAATATTGTGCGGTCATTCCCCGCAGCAGGGTTCCTGCCGCAATATCATCACTTACCCCAGCCGGAACATGAACCAGTTTATCTGCCGGCATAAGCCGGTGCACGGCGTAAGCCCCAAGCGCGCCGCCTGCATAAGCGACCCTGTCACCAGGCTTAAATTCAGTCACACCCGCACCAATCGCCTCGACCACACCACACGCTTCCACGCCTAAACCAGAAGGCAGGCTGAGCGGATATAAGCCCGAACGATGATAGGTATCAATGAAATTAACGCCAATTGCAGTTTGTTTCAGCAAGACCTCCCCTGCCTGAGGCGCTGCTACTGAGGAAGTTTCAAGCTGCATAACGCTGCTATCACCATGCTGATGGATACGAATCACCTGAGTTTGCATCACTTTTCCTTTGAAGAGAGAAAGCTGACAAAATAATCCAGCTAAAAACAAACAAGCAAAAGACAAACCATAGCGCGAGTGCAAGCTTACCGCACCGGAATTAATTGAAATTACGATGGCCGAATGCAAATTAATAAGCTGACCTACTGCAAAAACCTTAAAAAGTGTAAAAAGCCCATCATCACGTAAAAGCCCTTCCAAGCAGGCCAAAAACCTGGCCTTACCATGGTAAAATTGCCAGCTTTGTATTAAGCCCAGATTGGACACGCTCATGACCCGCCACCAGAGTCTTCATTCAGAACTACATAACCAGCTCAAACAGCGCATTCTGATTTTAGACGGCGGCATGGGT
It includes:
- a CDS encoding LysR family transcriptional regulator — translated: MMDRLTAMRVFIEVVDQGSLTAAADKLDMSRAMVSRYLAELEAWLGVRLLHRSTRSIGLSSAGQDALPRCRKMLELADDVQGITHNLNAAPHGLIRVASSNSFAQSHLAAAAAAFVAQYPDTQVELIVGDRSINLVEERIDLAIRITNDVDPNLIARKLSICRSVVCATPAYLAKHGTPLHPEDLLQHQCLSHAFFGRNGWRFTKNGEPYMVNVAGAISANDANVILQAALAGAGIAHQPTFSAAPYIESGELVHLLPDYQSDELGIYGLYTSRRHMPNILRSLLDFLAERFGSKPGWDQFLQ
- a CDS encoding MBL fold metallo-hydrolase, whose product is MLKPAAVLSTLALSFGLIAAAQAAEAPLKLEVYANPDPSTFGVASTLVTGKTEAILIDAQFTLADAHRVVANILASGKKLTTVYISHGDPDYYFGLEVITQAFPGVKIVASAPTVAHIKQTLPKKMAYWGPILGTNAPKHPVVPALLSGNTLTIDGEKLEVVGLDGDNAEHSFVWIPSIKTIAGGVSVFGNFHLWTADDASVSKRAQWLKVIDKMESLKPEVVVPGHFKAGTTFTVEHLQYNREYLKAYDIELAKAKDSAALIAAMKKRYPDAGLGMALEIGAKVNKGEMKW
- a CDS encoding patatin-like phospholipase family protein produces the protein MARTALIISGGAPNSTLIAGALEAFHELGVKVDVISTAGAGALLGLMYIAPKNGDVVSTLRGLKEMGVADFIYRAFPVNFKVFHKPGPLAEAYRQTLAANPLLQMMQQWPASNPWAQTLKDGAALALASASPSDLSSDSLGLCAHVPFAEQIIDFEALQDSDAHFWLNAYNLSQHQMENWPRRQIDLKHLQAALSFPYLYPPTEINGDFYIEGAAIDCLNFKDLRKNHPELKEIIVFDLLGAEKLLRKPKDLYDAWVMSIITPLVEIARDDIKLFEALHSDGITLHKVPLIDAIAEKDLPDVFDWSRSNMDRLYQTGYQAAKNYAAAKLAHLIN
- a CDS encoding methyl-accepting chemotaxis protein gives rise to the protein MNYLIRFMRSLSYPARFAVMGLVIAIGICFLGYSLYKVTETNHLFSAREQQGMAYIQPWLSLQTSLQTLRAAKAAGQPGNDNAWVGEFEKTLGSAEQSQLAQDLSFDKQRSALRQGLEEFRKQNATDPKDAEQSYATISSLITQHISDACDQSNLTLDPDIDTYYLMDTVCFRLPAYQDLLGEHMARGAISLKTTNAGQATRLIELRPLAQQNLSLITGNLIRVGNYNAEMNKHFDDHLNIMGGQYNKLQSQLSPQALENLNAETLPALLQQHSQGSNAQAELNKDLQAALNKLLQIRVDGLTSQRNNYVGAAIAALILTILLGWAFYRALSMQLGSDPNTVVALVKLIAAGNLAVPIPPSDQGSLLQAIDSMQKDLRSMVAETQIATTLLGDIAIEYAKTVASIADMAVRQSETTQMVSSAVEQLSTSIAESASYATNALELGTKSEAQAIQSVAEVDSAFGQMQQIADSINTVSSSINHLSTESTRISSLVGVIREIADQTNLLALNAAIEAARAGEQGRGFAVVADEVRKLAERTSSSSAEIVGVLSKVQHATQDAVSSMNHSVAEVERNSNMSQKISASVNTMREQMSGVVGQLRSISDTLVEQRTASEHVAMHVEAIAREADGSRAYTEKGLHASEELQHVASRLQESVSKLKI
- a CDS encoding SAM-dependent methyltransferase — its product is MNDKTPEQQWQWLQSGPGLSALSEACPQDWLLVRDELAAVFARRNPAELKQLVERSSQRIKPDARFLSGERNGRAFADFVRAQIRQRMTELALRQYAFSAATGVYQGKVRFNFFNGFLAQKLLFKHDLVRKPVSMRAFKCIWPLLWQKRLLMPLVEKRGIYCFYSRELIAGLARIIGQRSCLEIAAGDGTLSRFLSDAGVDITASDDFSWGKVLQYPESVQRMDAAAAMARFNPQVVICSWPPSGNRFEKQIFRTRSVETYIVLGSHSRFITGNWADYEAQTAFAWQEDAALSKLVLPPELKAGVWVFQRKSA
- a CDS encoding branched-chain amino acid ABC transporter substrate-binding protein: MQFVQKSAALSAALALALTACGQKPESNTAASAPAPAVAAAGDSSVVKIGFAAPLTGPQAHYGKGYQNGVQLAIDDVNETKPTLDGKPVKFELVAEDDMADPKTATQVAEKFVDAKVAGIIGHFNSGCAIPASKIYSDAGLPQIAMATAPAYTAQGFKTTYRSLTSDSQLGSVIGKYTVEKLAAKKIAIIDDRSAYGQGLADEFEKAAKAAGAEIVKREFTSDKETDFTSILTSIKGAKPDVIFYGGTDAQSGPMARQKKRLAIAAPIVSGEMTRSDTFLKLAGPDAEGTIAALAGQPLDLMPGGKDFAARYKAKYGELEIYTPYGYDSTRLMLAAMQAAGSASPAKYLPVLAKIKHSGVTSSNISFDDKGDLQDGSLTVYKVKGGKWEVLETLGGK
- a CDS encoding Dyp-type peroxidase; the encoded protein is MTPQSGILPPANGHALFTLFRRRLGRRADARLKALLASVSDRIIHLQGEDPQASGVIAFGPHVWPELYSSKPALLRDFPSISGAIHPAPASEVDVLLHLRGERYDLLHEFADQLSAEMSEWLDVIETVHGFRYRDARDLTGFVDGTENPVGDERAEVALLADGDWAGGSYIHLQRYVHRMEQWKKLPVRQQEAVIGRTKDTNEELPDEDRPHTAHISRVIIEEDGEELAMLRHSMPYGSPGGDKGLYFISYCKTPVVFEKMLTRMVAPTSDGRVDHMLNFTRAVTGAAFFAPSIEQLKQLQK
- a CDS encoding YqiA/YcfP family alpha/beta fold hydrolase, which translates into the protein MSYRPHIIYLHGFLSSPLSQKAQEMATWMSEQGLQDYFHCPQLPMDPNAAGVLLQGLFFHLANEDVCVVGSSLGGFFATWAAETFACRAVLINPAVRPYERINEYLGPQRNYQTGEIHIIDIRFADQLKEFERQPSQPKRYWLLTQTGDEVLDYQAGVNYYSACRQTIIKGGDHGFADFQQWLPEIWGFAQGKENCIR